In Streptomyces sp. NBC_00414, a single window of DNA contains:
- a CDS encoding LLM class flavin-dependent oxidoreductase, producing MQFGIFSVGDVTPDPTTGRTPSEHERIKAMVAIAQKAEEVGLDVFATGEHHNPPFVPSSPTTMLGWIAARTENLILSTSTTLITTNDPVKIAEDFAMLQHLADGRVDLMMGRGNTGPVYPWFGKDIRQGINLAVENYALLYRLWREETVTWEGKFRTPLQSFTSTPRPLDGVPPFVWHGSIRSPEIAEQAAYYGDGFFHNNIFWPADHTKQMVELYRSRYAHYGHGTPEQAIVGLGGQIFMRRNSQDAVREFRPYFDNAPVYGHGPSLEDFTEQTPLTVGSPEQVIEKTLAFRDYAGDYQRQLFLVDHAGLPLKTVLEQIDMLGEEVVPVLREEFAKGRAAGVPEAPTHAARVAAAASTAAGQEVTAS from the coding sequence ATGCAGTTCGGGATCTTCAGCGTCGGCGACGTCACGCCGGACCCCACCACGGGCCGGACCCCGTCCGAGCATGAGCGGATCAAGGCCATGGTCGCGATCGCGCAGAAGGCCGAGGAGGTCGGGCTCGACGTCTTCGCCACCGGCGAGCACCACAACCCGCCGTTCGTGCCGTCGTCGCCGACCACCATGCTCGGCTGGATCGCCGCCCGCACCGAGAACCTCATCCTCTCCACCTCCACCACCCTCATCACCACCAACGACCCGGTGAAGATCGCGGAGGACTTCGCGATGCTCCAGCACCTGGCCGACGGGCGCGTGGACCTGATGATGGGGCGCGGCAACACCGGCCCGGTCTACCCCTGGTTCGGCAAGGACATCCGCCAGGGCATCAACCTCGCCGTCGAGAACTACGCCCTGCTGTACCGGCTGTGGCGCGAGGAGACGGTGACCTGGGAGGGCAAGTTCCGTACGCCGCTGCAGTCGTTCACCTCGACGCCCCGGCCGCTGGACGGCGTACCGCCGTTCGTCTGGCACGGCTCCATCCGCTCGCCCGAGATCGCCGAGCAGGCCGCGTACTACGGCGACGGGTTCTTCCACAACAACATCTTCTGGCCGGCCGACCACACCAAGCAGATGGTCGAGCTGTACCGGTCGAGGTACGCGCACTACGGGCACGGCACGCCGGAGCAGGCGATCGTCGGGCTCGGCGGGCAGATCTTCATGCGGCGCAACTCGCAGGACGCGGTACGGGAGTTCAGGCCGTACTTCGACAACGCGCCGGTGTACGGGCACGGGCCGTCGCTGGAGGACTTCACCGAGCAGACCCCGCTGACGGTCGGCTCGCCGGAGCAGGTCATCGAGAAGACGCTGGCCTTCCGGGACTACGCCGGTGACTACCAGCGGCAGTTGTTCCTCGTCGACCACGCCGGGCTGCCGCTGAAGACCGTGCTGGAGCAGATCGACATGCTGGGCGAGGAGGTCGTGCCGGTGTTGCGCGAGGAGTTCGCCAAGGGGCGGGCGGCCGGGGTGCCGGAGGCGCCTACGCATGCGGCTCGGGTCGCCGCCGCCGCAAGCACCGCCGCAGGTCAGGAGGTGACCGCGTCATGA
- a CDS encoding CE1759 family FMN reductase, which yields MKLVVVSAGLSVPSSTRLLGDRLAAAVVGRAPAAAPAEVEVVELRDLAVEIAHNLTTGFPGPALGAALSAVAGADGLIVVTPVFSASYSGLFKSFFDVLERDALVGKPVLVAATGGSARHSLVLEHAMRPLFAYLRAVVVPTGVYAASEDWGAEGLAERIERAAGELVALVGIGGAVPGPAPGPVPGPSARKESVRVGGFDVVPFAEQLAAGRVAPGAGRPGVDSPARVGGSLSRSSPRP from the coding sequence ATGAAGCTTGTCGTCGTCTCGGCGGGGCTGAGTGTTCCCTCGTCCACGCGGCTGCTGGGGGACCGGCTCGCCGCGGCCGTCGTGGGGCGCGCCCCCGCGGCGGCCCCGGCCGAGGTCGAGGTGGTCGAGCTGCGTGACCTCGCGGTCGAGATCGCGCACAACCTCACCACCGGGTTTCCCGGGCCGGCGCTCGGGGCCGCGCTGTCCGCGGTGGCGGGTGCGGACGGGCTGATCGTCGTGACGCCGGTCTTCTCCGCCTCGTACAGCGGGCTGTTCAAGTCGTTCTTCGACGTGCTGGAGCGGGACGCGCTGGTGGGGAAGCCGGTGCTGGTCGCCGCTACCGGGGGGTCGGCTCGGCACTCGCTGGTGCTGGAGCATGCGATGCGGCCGCTGTTCGCGTATCTGCGGGCGGTGGTCGTGCCGACCGGGGTCTACGCCGCTTCGGAGGACTGGGGGGCGGAGGGGCTGGCCGAGCGGATCGAGCGGGCTGCGGGGGAGTTGGTCGCGCTGGTGGGGATCGGTGGGGCTGTGCCCGGACCTGCACCCGGGCCCGTGCCCGGACCTTCGGCGCGGAAGGAGTCCGTCCGGGTCGGGGGCTTCGACGTGGTGCCGTTCGCGGAGCAGCTTGCGGCGGGCCGGGTTGCGCCCGGGGCCGGCCGGCCAGGGGTCGATTCTCCGGCGCGGGTCGGTGGGAGTTTGTCGCGCAGTTCCCCGCGCCCCTGA